From the Garra rufa chromosome 17, GarRuf1.0, whole genome shotgun sequence genome, one window contains:
- the cibar1 gene encoding CBY1-interacting BAR domain-containing protein 1, which yields MSRTPDARARDTQTKQIQENITGVEKHFGDLCQLFAAYVRKTARLRDKADLLVKEVNLYADTETPNLKCGLKSFADQLAKIQDYRQAEVERLEVKVIEPLKAYGNIVKTKREDLKQAQLARNRESKQMQQLEKMRQRNPSDRQIISQAESELQRATMDATRTTRQLEETIDDFEKQKIRDIKNIFGEFVTVEMAFHAKALEIYTTAYQHIQNVDEEGDLEVFRNSLHPPDYQSRLEIVRANSKLSLNRTGTSMGKSGTMQSRTSSRQRKRDDDEDEDEEEDDEDEDDLEEVTDDEH from the exons AGACACCCAGACCAAGCAGATCCAAGAGAACATCACCGGCGTAGAGAAGCATTTTGGAGATCTCTGCCAACTGTTTGCTGCCTACGTCCGTAAAACCGCACGACTGCGGGACAAAGCCGACCTACTGGTTAAAGAGGTCAACCTTTATGCTGATACAGAGACGCCCAACCTGAAATGTGGATTGAAGAGTTTTGCAGATCAGCTGGCCAAGATTCAGGACTACAGACAAGCAGAA GTGGAGAGGCTGGAAGTGAAAGTTATAGAGCCTTTGAAAGCATATGGGAATATTGTTAAAACCAAAAGG GAGGACCTGAAGCAGGCGCAGCTTGCAAGGAACAGAGAGTCCAAGCAGATGCAGCAGCTTGAAAAGATGAGGCAGAGAAACCCCTCAGACAGACAGATTATT TCACAG GCTGAGAGTGAACTTCAGAGAGCCACAATGGATGCTACACGCACGACCCGCCAGCTAGAGGAGACAATAGATGACTTTGAAAAGCAGAAGATTCGTGATATCAAG AACATTTTTGGTGAATTTGTGACCGTGGAGATGGCATTCCATGCCAAGGCTTTGGAAATTTACACAACTGCCTACCAGCACATTCAGAATGTCGATGAGGAAGGAGACCTTGAG GTATTCAGGAACTCGCTGCACCCCCCTGATTACCAGTCACGGTTAGAAATTGTTCGGGCCAATTCGAAACTGTCCCTAAATCGAACTGGTACATCAATGGGTAAATCAGGAACAATGCAG TCAAGAACGTCTAGCAGACAGAGGAAAAGAGATGACGACGAAGATGAGGACGAGGAGGAAGATGACGAAGATGAGGATGATTTGGAGGAAGTGACCGATGatgagcattaa